The stretch of DNA AGGGGGCGATGGTGGCGGTATCACAGGCCGGGACGACCGTTCTTCCCCTGCCATGCGGCGGGCTGATGGCGACGGCGCCGTATGGAGAGGTCGTCGCCGCTCTCGACCGCCTTGCAGAGCAGACACGTTCGATGGGGGCGATCGAGAACCCGTTCATGTACCTCTCGTTCCTGGCCCTCACCGTGATCCCGCACCTGCGCATCACGCCCCGCGGCGTCTTTGACGGCGACGCCTTTGCCGACGTCCCCCTCTTTCAGGAGGAGCCATGAACGACGAGCATATCATCGAGGCGATAGGAAGGACGCGGGTCGTCGTGCGGGACGGGCAGGTCGTGGAGGTCGGCGACCCCCTGATCCGCGCCTGCCCCCTGGCCGAGCGCTTCGGCAGACCGGTGCGTGAGATGACGAAAGAGGCGATCCGGGAGAACATCGAGGAGCGGATCCGCTCGTTCGGGATGTGCACCCCTGACCGCCAGGTGCTCGCTGGCCCGGATTTCGTCCTTTTCGGGGCTTCTGAACTCATATCCTGCGCCATGCGCAGGGCTCTGCTCGACTGTGCCGTCATCGCCTGCGACGGTGCAGGCACGCTGGTCGCACAGAACCCCGCGCTCGTCCAGGGCATCGGCGGGAGAATGTCCGGTCTGGTGAAGACCTCACCGATCCTGGCGGTGATCAGGCGGATCGAGGAGAACGGCGGCCGCGTCCTCGACCCGGCGACGGCGGCGATCGACCAGGTGGGAGGCGCGGCCTTCGCCCGTGAACTCGGGTGCAGAAAGGCGGCGGTCACGGTCGCTGGCGCCGGCGATGCAGAGAGGATCCGCCGCCTCTTCCCGGAAACCCTGATCGTCGGCGTCCACACCACCGGGCTCTCAGCAGAGGAGGCCGAACGCCTTGTCGCCGCCGCCGATATCGTCACCGTCTGCGCATCGCGGCACCTCCGCGAAGCGGCCGGAAAGGTGGCGCTCCTCCAGGGCGGGGCCGCGATCCCGGTCTTCGCCCTGACGCCGCGGGGTAAGGACGTCATTCTCGAGAAGATCCGGGAGACCGACGTCCCGGTGTTTATCAAAGCGGAGCGGCTCCCGGTCGCCGGGAAACGCGAACCCGAACCCCTCATCTGATCTTTTTTGAGTTGAACCGGCGGGTTCAGGGAATGCCCCCCGGAGTTCCAGGGCTGATCTCAGCCGATTTGGGCAATATATCTGCTGATGCGCCCGAACATTTACCGGAACAGTATAACCCATCGGGGGTCATGCATGAAAAAGATAGTTTCGATTGTTTTGATGATGTTCTGCCTGCTCACCGGCTCAGCCGCTGCGGCAGAAACGAGCAGTTACGATGCCGCAGCCATGGTGGCGGTTACCGATGTGCAGATCAGCCCTGACGTGCTGATGAACGGCGACACCGCCACGGTCGCCGTCACGGTAAAGAACACCGGGAGCGCAAGTGTCTCCATATCCCGGGCAACATTCTTCGGCACCGGGATCTCGGTCCAGAACACCCAGACCTACGACGCCGTCGGCGACCTGGGCCCCGGGACCACGAAGACGTTCACCTTCACCATCAAGGCCGACGGTTCGGAGACCGTCTATTACCCGACGTTCTACCTGGACTTCAGGGACGCCGGAAGCCTCCGCTACCCGGTCGCCGTGAAGGTGCAGGACGAAGAGGTGCAGATATCGGTCCAGGAGATGCCCGATGTCTTCGCCGCCGACAAGAAAGAAACAGTCACGCTCCTGATAGGAAACCCGCGCGAGAACGCCGTCAGCGGCGTGACCGTCGCCCCCGCGGGCGAGGCGATCCAGAGCACCCAGTCGAGTTCCTTCATCGGCAACCTCGATCCCGACGGATCGGCGACTGTCTCATTTGACATTGCGGCATCGCACTCCACCGACCTCACCTTCACGGTCACCTACCGCAACGGCATGAACACGCACACCTCTACCATCACCGTCCCGATAGAGGTGGGGACGTCCAAAACGGCCCCGATCATGGTGGTCAACAACCTGGCCCTGAGCAGTTCAGGCAGTTCATACGAGATCAGCGGCGACCTGAGCAATGCCGGCCTCGAGGACGCCTATTCGGTGATCGTCACCGTCGGCAGCCCGGCCCAGGGGGCGGACCCGTACCCCTCCTACGTGATCGGCTCCCTGGATTCAGATGATTTCTCGAGTTTCGAGGTGACGTTCACCGGCCAGGGCCTCACATCGGTGCCGGTCATCGTCCAGTACAAGGATGAAGACGGCAACGATTACACGACGGCCTATACCATGAAAATGAACGGCGCCACCGCCGCCACCGGCGATACGAGTGCGTCAGCATCTGGTTCAGGGCGCATGAGCGCCGCACCCGGCGGCGGGGGCCCCGGCGGCATGGGGATGTTCGGCATGTCGGGCGGCGGCCTCGGGACCATACCGTTCACCCAGATCGGCATCCTCCTCGTCGTCCTGGTCGTCGGCCTTGTCGGATGGCGCAAGGGCTACCTCGGGCGCGCCCGCACGGCCCTGAAGAACCGGATGAAGAAGGAGTGAGTGGAGAGAGATGAGCAGCGTTCCGGTCATCAGCCTGAAGAACGTCGTCAAGGTGTATCCCCTGCCTGCAGGGGACGTGACGGCGCTCAGGGGGATCTCGCTCGACATCATGGAGGGGGAGTTCGTGGCGATCATGGGGCCGTCGGGGTCAGGAAAGTCCACCCTGCTCAACCAGATCGGCAGCCTGGACGTCCCGACCTCCGGCGACCTCTTCATCGCCGGGAGGAACATCAGGGAGATGAACGACGACGAACTCACCGATATGCGGCGGGACACGATCGGCTACATCTTCCAGAAGTTCAACCTCATCCCCCTCCTCACCCTCTACGAGAACGTGGAATACCCGCTGATCCTGAAATACGGGAAGCGGGACACGACCGGGAGACCGATCGAACTGCTGCGGATGGTCGGACTGGAGGGGTCGATGATCGAGCACAAACCCACCGAGATCTCGGGCGGGCAGCAGCAGCGGGTGGCGATCGCCCGAGCGCTTGCCAACGACCCGAAGATCCTCCTCTGCGACGAACCCACCGGAAACCTCGATTCAAAGACGAGCGAGCAGATCATGGATCTCCTCACCGATCTGAACCGGCAGGGGCGCACGATCATCATGGTCACCCATAACCCGGAGACGGCAGAATACGCCCACCGCACGATCGTCATCAGGGACGGGAGGATCGCCCTATGACCGGGAACGTGATCTTCGATCTCTCGGTCAGGAACGTGAGGCGGCACTTTCTCCGCTCGTTCCTCGCCGCCATCGGGATCGTCATCGGGGTCATCGCCATCACCTCCCTCGGGATCATGGGGGCGAACCTGACCCTCTCGGTCACGGCGACGCTCTCGGAGAACAGCGACATCATCAAGGTCTCGCCGGGCGGAGGGCCGGGAGGCGGCGGCGGACCCGGGTTCGGCGGCGGAGGAGGAAGTGACGAGGAGGAATATATCGACGAGAGCCAGTTCAAGGATATCAAACAGGCCGCAAGTCCGAACACCGTGATACCGGTGTATTCGGAGTCGGATACGATAACGGTCGGTGACCTGGAAGGCCGGGCGACGGTCTACGGTCTTGACCCGGACGATATCGCCACCCTGCTCACCGTGGCGAACGGCACCTTCCTGAAGAGCACGTCGACGGCGCTGGTGGGCCCCACCCTGGCCGAGCGCTACGAACTCAAGATCGGGAGCCGGATCACGATCGGCGACGAAGACAGCGACGAGGGCACGAGCACGGTCAGGGTCGCAGGGATTCTCGAAGAGCGCGGCATGACCTACGATATCTCCACCGACAACGCGATCGTCGTTTCCGATCGCTGGTTCACCGGGTTCTACGGCGGCGAGGGGGAATACAGCGAGGTCATCGTAAAACTCGACGATATCAACGATGTCGATGCGGTCGAAGAGGCGATCGACGACCAGTTGAACCGTAAAGAGGACGAGGTCACGATCTCGGACGCATCGCGGATGATGGACTCGATCACCTCGTCGATCTCGACGATCATCTCTATGATGATGGGCATCGGGGCGATATCGCTTCTTGTCGCCTCGGTGAGCATCTTCAACGTGATGATGATGTCGGTGACCGAACGGATCAAGGAGATCGGGATCCTGCGGAGCATCGGCACCCGCCGGAGCGTGGTGCGCCGGATGTTCCTGTACGAGGCGTTCATCCTGGGGATGCTCGGGGCGGTCGTCGGCGGGATCCTGAGCATGATCATCGGGTATCTCGTCGTCCTCGTCATGATCGGGACGACGGATTACTTCTTCACGTTCGACAGTCTGATCTATATCCCGTACGGCATAGCGGTCGGGATCGTCGTCTGCGTGCTCTCCGGGGTGTACCCGGCGTGGAGTGCGGCGAACCTCGATCCGATCGAGGCGCTGGCGACCGAGTAGGGGGAGGGGGAAACGACCCCATTTTTTATTGTGGCATGGTGCAATGACTACATTGATCAGGTAGAGGGAGGATGAGCATGGAGCAGGAAGAAGGGCAGCATACCCTCGTGATGGAGAAGGACCAGGACTTTCTCGACGAACTCTCGGATTATCTCGATGTCCTCGGGAACGCCACGCGGCTGCGGATCCTGAAGTCCATCGAGCGGACGCCCAAGGACATGAGGACGATCTCGCGGGAGATCGAGACGAGTTACGAGAACACGAAAAAACATATCGACAAACTCCTCCTTGCCGGTGTGATCAGGAAAGAAGCCGGAATGAGCGCTCCAACCTCGAAAGGGATCCACCCGGTCTGGAAGTATTCGGTGATCCCGGGCGGGCTTGAGGCGATCATCCAGAACCTCGGGCTGTTCTCGAATCTTCAGGTCAGTTTCGGGGATCTCGGCCTCTCCAGACGGATCGAGGATGTTCTCGGGCAGGTATCGGAAAAACTCGGGACGGCGGCACCGGTCGTCGTGCTCCTCGGCGGCCCGGATGACGGAAAGATCTTTGCGCTTGGAGCGGAGATCATCAGCATCGGGAGGGAGGACGCGGCGGCCGTGCCATCTGATCCGGAGCGGGAGATCGTCCTCTCAGAGGAGTATGCAGCGGTCACGCGGGTCTCCCGGCCGCACTGCCGTCTCATTCATTCGTCGGGGCTGTGGCAGATCGAGGACTGCGGCAGCACCGGCGGGACGTTCGTGAACAATACCCGTCTGGCCGTCCATACAAGGACAGCGATCCGCGACGGCGATATCATCGATCTTGGAAAAGGTGTCAGGGGGGCCAGGCTTGTCTTCAGGGTTCCAAAAGAGGAGGAAAAAGCCTGAAACCATCAATTTTTCTGATCCCTGCTTCATGCACGCCTGCATGTGAACTCCACCGCGCCTGTGGGGCGTGGCTTCCCGCTCCGCCTGAACGCCCCCGCAAGATAAATAGTGAGCAGAAAAATAGTACCGACTGAAGCGGGACATGCCGGGGATGCAGGCCCACGGACAGCGGAGAACAACGTATGAAGATGCATAAAAGAGGAGCAGCAGTATGGATTCTTGTTCTCCTCACCCTCTTCTGCAGCGTTTGTGGATCTGCTGCCGGGGACGGGAGTGCGGGCGCTTCCAACGAGACAGTCCAGAGCGATCAGTATCCGCATTTCCGCCCGGACACCAGCCTGAGGGAAGATGGATCCTCCGTGATCAGGAGCGTGCTGCAGTCGCTCACCCAGAGATCGCTCTACCTGCCCGATCCTCCGGTACTCGATACGATCGATGCCAATGCCACGATCACTCCTTTCCCTGACCGGATGCCCGAGCGAATGGAGAATGAGACAGAACGGGATCGATCATTCGGCCCGATCCCGGCGCTGGAAATCACGGGGGCGTACGTGATATTTTTGCTCACCTTCGGGCTCTCGGCGCTGCTGCTCATCCTGCTCTCAAGGGCAGGGAGGCGGATATCGGCAGGCTACGTCCTTGACTGTCCGCGATCGGTCTCCATCGCTCTTGCAGGGGGTTATCTCATCCTCGGGCTCACCGCGGGATTTTTGTCCATACCTGTGCTCTCTTTGTTCAGCGCATCCGTTCTGATGGGGAACCAGATCTGGGCCACCGGCGCGGCGGCGTTTCTGCTGGTCTACCTCCTCCTCGCATCGCTTCTTCTCTCGTATGCCGTATTCAACCGGAAGTCTTTTGTGCTCGTCCAGGCCGCCCACCCGATCCCGGCCATCGCTCTCCTCGTGACGCTCTGGATCGTCACAGAGCCCCTGTCCGGCGTGAACAGCCCGGTGCTGCTCCCGGGGTTCATGATCGCTTCGGCGCTCCTGCCCGGGATCCACGGGTATTGCATGAGGAAAGGGACCGCTCCTGTCCCGAATGCCGGCGGATCTTCCTCGGCGCCGACGATGGTCAGCGGCGGCATCTCTGCGCCGGTGAGAACCGGGAACGGATTCCCTCCCGAGCTGGACGACCGGTACATGGATGCCGAACTGGTGGGCAGGGGCGGGATGGCGCTGGTGTTCAGGGCGCAACGACGCGAGGACGGCGCAACGGTGGCGGTCAAGGTGCCGACGCGCTATGACGAGATGACCGGCCACTGCTTCATGAAGGAGATGCAGATCTGGAAGGGGCTCTCGCATAAAAATATCGTCGAGGTCTACGCCTACAACATCCTCCCGGTTCCGTACGTGGAGATGGAGTACGTCGGCCCGTCTCTTGCCGATATGAATAAGCCCATCCCGCCGGATGAAGCGGTCAGGATCATCAGGGGTGTCGCGGAAGGGCTTGCCTGCGCCCATGCGGCCGGGCTGATCCACCGGGATATCAAGCCCGGCAACATCCTGATCGCCCCTGACGGGACACCCAGGATCACGGACTGGGGGCTCGGCAAGGAGGTAGCCGACCGCAAGGAAACCCGTTTCATTGCATTTTCCCTGGATTATGCCGCTCCCGAACAGATCTCGCCCGGGACCTACGGGCGCGGGGACGCACGGACCGACATCTTCCAGCTCGGGGTGGTATTCTACGAACTGCTGACCGGGAGACTGCCCTTTGCCGGGGAAGGCGTGGGAGAGGTGAGCGTCGGGATCCTCACCGCCGAACCGGTCCCGCCCTCGGGGATCATAGACACGCTCGGTGCTTTTGACGGCATCGTCCTCAGATGCCTCGAGAAAAAACCTGACCGGCGGTATCAGTCCATCCAGGATCTTCTTTTCGACCTCGATGACGTCGAGGACAGGTCATTCTGAAGTCAGGAAGACCCACTACAACCACCCGGTTCAACCATGGCCCTGAGCCGTATCACACCTTAAATGGATGTATTCTGGGAATAGATATACTGAAAGGCCGATTTTTGATCAGGGTACACGGAAAGGCTACCGGTACCACCAGAGAGGTATGAGACATGACAACGAAAACACGCATCGCGGGGATCACGGCAATGCTCTGCATCTGTGCCCTGATCGCCGTCCCGGTAAGCGCCGCTCTGACCACCGGTCAGGGTGCGGGCGCTGGCCCCATGAAGGGCCATGGAGGCAACGGTCCGGGCACCGGGCTCCTTGACGCCCTTGCAGAACAGGGTTATGACACCACGGCACTCCAGGCGCTCCTCGACACCGCAAAGAGCGCACGGGAGAATGGAGACACCGAAGCCGCACAGGCGGCAATGGAGGAGTTCAGGGAGGCAGTGAAGAACGCAGTCGAGGAGACCGGCATTCAGGTCAGACCAATGGACAGGGAAGGACACGGCGCCGGGATCCTTGACGCCCTTGCAGAACAGGGTTATGACACCACGGCACTCCAGGCGCTCCTCGACACCGCAAAGACCGCCCATGAGAGCGGTGACACCGAAGCTGCACAGGCGGCAATGGAGGAGTTCAGGGAGGCGGTGAAGACCGCAGTCGAGGAGACCGGCATTCAGGTCGGACCCATGAACGGAGAAGACCGCGGCCAGCACCGAGCAGGCATGGGGCCGGGGGAACGGCAGAACCAGATGGAATCAGCCTGAGCATCGGCATTGGATAGAGCAGCATCGTGATGGAGAAAAGGGAGGGGAAAGACACCTGACACCAAGGATCACTCTCTTCCCCACCTCCTGGACGCTGTCCAGGACCGAGATCAGGAACGCAGGATACCACAAGAGTGGGTGCTCGGCACGATCATTTACAAACGTTTGACCGGAAGACTGCCTTTTGCCGGAGAATGCGTGGGCTAAATGAGCGTTTCGATCCTCTCCGCCGAACCTGCCCCTCCGTCCAGCATTACAGAAACACTCAAACATCTTTGATGGGACTGTCCTGAGATGCCTTGAAAAAACCGGACCGGCGGTATAACATCAGGAAACAGAAATCCCGCCGTCTGGTCACGCTCCCGTTCATTTCAGTTCGTGCAGGCAACGACGGCAGTGTCCCACGCTCAAACCGATCGGTTCAACGATCATCCTGAACCGTCCCTCGCATGAAGCCCGGGTATTTTAGAAATATATATGCTCGCCGGGAGATTTTTGATCAGGGTTCCCGAAAGGGGCCCGATACGATTTAGGGAGGTCATCAGAACCGTCGCCAATGAGACAGGGATTGAAATAGAGATGAAGAACGGTGAAACGCTTCTGTCAACAACAAGGATCCGGCATGGGGGCCAGGATCGACAAGCAGACCCAGACGCATAAACCAGAACACCAGAGTAGCATCATGGTGGAACAGGGAGGACAATGTTACCCGTGTCAGGGGGGTTCCTGTCTTCCCGTCCTTTACACCTGAGTTTTGACAGCATTCCCGATCTATCGATACACCTGACGTTCAGGGTGAAAACACCTATGGAAAAAAATCAGGACTCCGACCCGTTAACATCCCGGCGATCAGAAAAAGATCCGCAAACCCGGGAAAAAGAAGAGACGTTCTCCCTCTCCCGCTATCTGATCTCAATACTCGAGAAGCGGCGGTGACAACTCACATTCCTCTCGTCCGGGGCATCAGGATGAGAGCGACCGCGAGACGACCATCATGAAGAGCGAAATGCCTGAGGCATGCAGGTGCGGACCCATGCCATGCGAGACCGCCCACACACACCGGAGGTACGGTGAGACCATGATCCAGGACGGACAATTCCGGAGGCAGTACACGACCACCCAGCAAAAAGTGCTGACCTATCTCAAAAACGGCATAAAAAAAGGCGATCGCTATTTCAAGTCCAGGTATATTGCAAAAGACCTCGGGCTGTCATCCAAGGAGGTCGGGATGAACCTTGCGATTCTTGCAGAGACCTGCGAGGAGCTCGAGATCATCCGCTGGAGTTATTCGAACTCGACCACATGGATGATCCGCCAGCAGGCGAACGCACCGGATGGTGTCGGGTAAGAGCATGTCCGATCGCCAGTGAGAGGGCTTTCCCTGGGGAAAAAGCAACCATTTCTTCAAAAAAATCGTTCCTCATCAGGCAGGACAGTGCCGGTTCAGCACCAGAGGTGCAATTTCTCTTCGATGATCTCCGACCGCACCGGGCCTGGTACATCTGCGAAAAACCATTGATGCCCGATCCCTTCCTGGTGCCGCCCACCAGAGGATAGAACAGAATGGTTCAACCCATTTCCTGTCGTGTTTAATCAATAGAGCAAAGGCATTATGGAAATATATAACCTCAGAGGTCCATTTTTTCTTCGGGTGCTGGAAACGGCATCCACACACGAATCGGAGGGATCACCTGAAGAAAACGAGAAAGTGTCCTCAGGAGAGCGCCGCACGATACTCAAAACAGGTGGGCCTGATCTGAAGGCAGGTCCCTGAACTGCTACGAGTATAAAAGCTGCCTCCTCAACAACGGGAGGAGAAGGGAAGGAAGGATACCGCCTCATTCACCCTCCTCCCCACCAGGCGTCGGGGACCTGCGGGCCTGATCGTACGCACCGCCAGAGGTCAGGTGCAAAGGACATCCTGATAATGCCGTCGCAGGCCTGTTTCAGAGGATATGCCTACCTTTCGATTTTTAATCCCTATTCCCAACGAATTTAATAGACAACCCGGAGAAAAGAGGAACACACCGTGCAAAAACTGAAAGAAGAATTCTCACGATCACGGACCGCCTTTTTCGAGGAGGTGCGCACCCTCCATGAAGCATACGTACTGTCGCAGCCGGCACCCTCCGCAGGTGAGGAGGCACCGGCCGATTCAATCCTCGCTGCACTGGCGTCGGTGCTGGGGTATACCTGCCGGTCCTGCGAAGAGACCTCTGCATCCGGCTAAAAAAAGAGGAAGAGAGGGGTGAGAGTGGTCAGGTACGATATCTGCGGCATGACGCACGCCGGCCAGAAAGGCCGGAATGAAGATGCGTACGCCGTGATAGAGATCGCCGACGCATCCCTTCTCGCCGTTGCCGACGGGGTGGGCGGGGAGGTGCACGGCGACCGGGCGGCGCAGATCGCGATCGAGAGTGTCACCGCTGCCTTCACCGGGACATACCGGCGGGGGATGGAAAGGGGAGAGATCAAGGATCTTCTGGCGTCCGCCTTTGCCGAAGCGGACCTGCGGATCAGGGAGACGGCGAAGAGCGAGGGAAGAATGGGAACGACCCTTGTCGCCGCCATCATCACAAACCGCTGCGTCGTGATCGCAAACTGCGGAGACAGCCGGGCGTTTGTCACCGGGACCGGCATGAGATTCAGGACGCGGGAACACACGTTGGTACAGATGCTGCTCGAACAGGGGTCCATCGACGCCGCGGAGGCGAGGCATCACCCCCTCAGGAACGTGATCGTCCATGCGCTCGGCATCACGATGACGGTTGACCTCTATGAAGAGGATCTCCGGCCAGGAGAGATCCTGGTCCTCTGCAGCGACGGCCTTCCAGACGAAGCGGCCCGGGAGATCCTCTCTTCAGGGGCTGAAAGGGGGAGCGAGGAGATCGCGCGGGAACTCCTGCAGGGGGGCATCGCCAGATCAGACGACGACGTGACTGTTGTCGTCTTGAAAGAATAGGTCTATTTTATGCGATCAGCGCCAGCCAGGCGAGGAGCAGGGCGACGATCACCGGCTGGTGGATGAGATAGATCAGGAGCGAGTTTCGTCCCATTGCGCAGACGATCTCAGACCCGGCCAGATTGAACGCAGGCAGAAAAAACCGTCTTTTACCGCCGGGATAGAGGAGGAACCCGGCGCCCATCCCGATCAGCGCAACCCCGAGCCAGGGGATCAGCGGCACATAGTCCACGCTGTAAAAGACAGCCGGATGGATGCCGAGGGGCACGAGCCAGTACGGTCCGGTCACCCTGTCGAGGGGGAGGGCCGCAAGCACGATCCCTGCCCCCATGAGAAGGTTCCACCTCCCGAACCTGAGGAAGAAGGGGGCGAGGATGATCGCGGTCCCGATGAGGTGGAGGATGCCGAAGACGATGAACCCGTCGCCGATGAAGAGCCAGGTGGCAATGGTGGCGAGCAGCCCGAACGCGAAGATCTTTGCGCCCCTCCGCCCATAGTCCAGCCAGAGAGAGAGGCCGGTTTCCCGGTCTTTTCGTCTGGCATAGCTGATCGGCAGGGACAGACCGGCAAGGGCGATGAAGAGGGTGGCGGTGGCAAGGGCAAATGAGCGCCAGAACCCGCCCAGCACATCGATCGCCGCGACGCCGAAGAAGGCGAGATCGAAGAGGAGATGGTAGACGACCATCATGATGATGGCGACGCCCCGCAGGAAGTCGATCTCCCGGAACCGACGGGGGGAGGTGTGGGTGGAGATTAGGCCCAGCACCCGTGCTGAAAGGGTGGGGAGGTGCTGGATCATCGGATCTCTTCCCCCTTCATGCCCCTATCCCGCCAAGCCATCGTTTGCGCACCGTTCCAGGTACTCTTTGGAGAGGGGGGGCATCAACATATCTCACCCGGACGCCATATCCAGGCCCTGCCGGAGAGAACGCTCCCTGACGCTTTCCGCGCCGCACGGCTCCCTTGGCCGGGGGGGCGGGAACAATCGGAGACGATCGCTCCGTCCGGATAAATACAGATATTAGATATCTTATCGTGGATCAATGTTATCGAAATGAATCGTTTCGAAGAGACGGGATCCAACCGGCAGACGGTGAGGAGCCGGCGATGATCCGCCTGCTTCTTGTGGACGACGATCCCTCCTTGCTCGATATCGGGAAACTATTCCTCAAAAAATCGGGAGCGTTCAGTATAGAAACGGCAGAATCTGCCGTAACGGCGCTGGAGATGCTGGCAGTGCACCCGTTCGACGCCGTCATATCGGACTACGAGATGCCGGTGACGGACGGCATCGCATTTCTCAGGGAGGTCAGGCGGCGATACCGGGACCTTCCGTTCATTCTCTTCACCGGCCGAGGGCGTGAAGAAGTGGTGATCGAGGCGCTGAACAGCGGTGCGGATTTTTATGTCCAGAAAGGAGGGGACCCGGTTTCGCAGTTCGCCGACCTGACGCACAAGATCATGCAGGCCACAGAAAAGAAAAAAACAACGGACGCACTTGAAAGAGCGGAAGAACGTTACCGCCTCATCATGGAAGGCATCTTCGACGGCATCACCACCGCGAGCCCGGACGGCATCATCACGTACGCCTCGCCATCAATGACGCGGATCACCGGTTACCCCACCGAAGAGATCGTCGGACACTCCTTTCTGGAGTTTGTCTCGGCAGGGGACAGGGAACGGCTGATGAGCCATTTCGTCCGCACACTGGCAGGAGAAACTGCAGAGGGGCTTCAGATCGCTCTTTGCCAAAAGAGCGGAGATATCGCCCACGTTGAAATGAACGGAGGCCCTTTGATCCGCAAAGGGAACGTAGTCGGCGCCCAGAGCGCCATGCGCGATATCACCAGCCAGAAAAAAGCAGAAATGTCCCTGAAGGAAGAAAAAAAGCGGCTCGAATGCATTATCAATGGGGCGGGGCTTGCGATCTGGAACTGGAACCTGGAGACGGGGGAAGTCTATTACAACGATTATTATCTGGAGATGCTCGGTTACGCGCCCGGAGACGCTCCGTCAGGGGATCTGGAATGGATTATGCTCGTCCACCCCGACGACCGGACAGAGATGGCGAGGGGCATGAGCGAACACCTCGAGGGAAAGACCCCCTATTATTCCTGCGAGTTCAGGCTCAGGGGAAAAGACAACTCCTGGATACGGGTGCACAGCGCGGGAAGAGTGGTGGCGGAGGACAGTGCCGGCCGACCGCTGCGCGTGAGCGGCGTCCACCAGGTGATCAGGAAACCCGGCACGAACAGCACCTCATCCTGACGGCGAGGATCAGGCAACCGGAATAAGGGTGAGGGCGGCGCCGACGACCAGCGGGACGACAAGGTTGTCGTCTATCGGGGAGATCAGTTCGGCGACGGCGGCGACGGCGGAGGCGGTCAGGGCGGCGACCGGCCCGGTGAACGTCAGGAGGACCGCACACAGGACGGCAAAACCGGAGAGCGATCCTTCAAGCGTCCTGCCGTTCACAATCCGGTGCCTGCCGAAGCGGATGCCTGCAACGGTGGCGACAGCGTCGAGGATGGCAAGAGAGAGGACGGCGACGAACGCCACGTCTGGCCTGAATACGATCGAGCAGAAAAGCGCACTCGCCACAAAATAAAACGAACCTTTTCCCGGGAAGGCGCCGTCTCTCTCGAAGGCGCCGACCAGTTCGGCGATGACCGGGACATACCATCCTTTCAGGTGTGCTTCAAGACAGACGAGACCGCCGAGGAGACCGGCGGCGTAGATCATCGAGGCCATCCGGGGATCAGGGATG from Methanofollis liminatans DSM 4140 encodes:
- a CDS encoding response regulator translates to MIRLLLVDDDPSLLDIGKLFLKKSGAFSIETAESAVTALEMLAVHPFDAVISDYEMPVTDGIAFLREVRRRYRDLPFILFTGRGREEVVIEALNSGADFYVQKGGDPVSQFADLTHKIMQATEKKKTTDALERAEERYRLIMEGIFDGITTASPDGIITYASPSMTRITGYPTEEIVGHSFLEFVSAGDRERLMSHFVRTLAGETAEGLQIALCQKSGDIAHVEMNGGPLIRKGNVVGAQSAMRDITSQKKAEMSLKEEKKRLECIINGAGLAIWNWNLETGEVYYNDYYLEMLGYAPGDAPSGDLEWIMLVHPDDRTEMARGMSEHLEGKTPYYSCEFRLRGKDNSWIRVHSAGRVVAEDSAGRPLRVSGVHQVIRKPGTNSTSS
- a CDS encoding heparan-alpha-glucosaminide N-acetyltransferase, giving the protein MIQHLPTLSARVLGLISTHTSPRRFREIDFLRGVAIIMMVVYHLLFDLAFFGVAAIDVLGGFWRSFALATATLFIALAGLSLPISYARRKDRETGLSLWLDYGRRGAKIFAFGLLATIATWLFIGDGFIVFGILHLIGTAIILAPFFLRFGRWNLLMGAGIVLAALPLDRVTGPYWLVPLGIHPAVFYSVDYVPLIPWLGVALIGMGAGFLLYPGGKRRFFLPAFNLAGSEIVCAMGRNSLLIYLIHQPVIVALLLAWLALIA
- a CDS encoding DUF7123 family protein, with the translated sequence MIQDGQFRRQYTTTQQKVLTYLKNGIKKGDRYFKSRYIAKDLGLSSKEVGMNLAILAETCEELEIIRWSYSNSTTWMIRQQANAPDGVG
- a CDS encoding diacylglycerol/polyprenol kinase family protein: MDEYGRQAVHLIFGTAIAAVLLIPDPRMASMIYAAGLLGGLVCLEAHLKGWYVPVIAELVGAFERDGAFPGKGSFYFVASALFCSIVFRPDVAFVAVLSLAILDAVATVAGIRFGRHRIVNGRTLEGSLSGFAVLCAVLLTFTGPVAALTASAVAAVAELISPIDDNLVVPLVVGAALTLIPVA
- a CDS encoding PP2C family protein-serine/threonine phosphatase yields the protein MVRYDICGMTHAGQKGRNEDAYAVIEIADASLLAVADGVGGEVHGDRAAQIAIESVTAAFTGTYRRGMERGEIKDLLASAFAEADLRIRETAKSEGRMGTTLVAAIITNRCVVIANCGDSRAFVTGTGMRFRTREHTLVQMLLEQGSIDAAEARHHPLRNVIVHALGITMTVDLYEEDLRPGEILVLCSDGLPDEAAREILSSGAERGSEEIARELLQGGIARSDDDVTVVVLKE